ATTAATAAGAGTTTAAACAAAACACCAAAATGGGAGTACTTAAGTACAAGCGAGTTTCAATCCCTAAGAGGTATTAATAAGAGTTTAAACGTTCTAGCCGATATTTTCTCGTCAAACCATTCGTGTTTCAATCCCTAAGAGGTATTAATAAGAGTTTAAACTGACGATGTGATCGGTGAATTGGAAGCTCACATTCAAGTTTCAATCCCTAAGAGGTATTAATAAGAGTTTAAACTTTGGATTATTGGGATTAGTATTGGGATTGGGAATGTTTCAATCCCTAAGAGGTATTAATAAGAGTTTAAACGTACAATACAGTTATACAACTAAGTAAAAAGGTAGTTTCAATCCCTAAGAGGTATTAATAAGAGTTTAAACAGGAACTACTAAAGTAAGAATAGAAATAATATCTTGTTTCAATCCCTAAGAGGTATTAATAAGAGTTTAAACAGTAATAAGAGATTGGAAAATTTTGCGAAGTTCGTTTCAATCCCTAAGAGGTATTAATAAGAGTTTAAACACTGCAAAAGATGAAGCCTTGAAAAAAGGCAGTGAAGTTTCAATCCCTAAGAGGTATTAATAAGAGTTTAAACTAATTGATAATGACCCTGCTGGAGAAAAAAAAGCCGTTTCAATCCCTAAGAGGTATTAATAAGAGTTTAAACTTACATAAAAGGAGCAGAAGAAGGCATAAAAATTCGTTTCAATCCCTAAGAGGTATTAATAAGAGTTTAAACATCAAAAAGCCAATCAATATCAGTATTAAATCTGCAGTTTCAATCCCTAAGAGGTATTAATAAGAGTTTAAACCGCCCACGATCGAAGCCTTTGATATATAAAGTTTTCAAGGTACAATTGCGTAAGCCTATTCATAATTATAAATGAAATTAATACCAACGTCAAAAAAAAATAACGAAAACCCTTGTGAACAAAAAAGCGTAAGGCTATAAAAATTTGAAATTGGTAGAAACTAGACTATATATAGAGTTGTGAGGTAAATCTTCTCAAGTCTAATTTTACACCCTATCCCTTACGCATATCTTATATTGCTGATTGCCTATGTTTCTATATAGTTATATTTTTATACTCCCTCAAATAAAAGAGTTATAATCAGAAAATAAAAAGATAGGACAATCGAGATATGACTCAAACTTTAACAGCAGAACAACTTTTTCGCAATGCTTACGAAAATCGCTATACATGGGATGAGAATTTTCCGGGTTATACCTGTGACATTACCTATAAAACCCCTACAGCTACCTATACAGCCAAGGGTAAAATAGAATCTAATCTACAGTTTAGCATTTCTGACATCGAAGATAGTTCCGCTCAAAAAGCAATTCAACAACAGTTATGGGAGATTACCATTCACCGAGTTAATCATAGTTTTGAAAAATCCCACGGAGAAAATACTTTCAGCTTTGGAGAAACTGATGCAGATGGTGCGGTAGAAATTCTTGTGGGCGGTGCTTCTCAAGGCAATAAATATAAGGTAAAAGATAATGTTGTTACCCTTGTTTATCGCAAAATCCGTGATATTTTCGTTACTATCAACACTTTTGAGGTTTTACACACTGACAAAGGCTATTTATCTTTAGGTTATGACTCCATTTACGCTGATGCTCAAACTGGTGAACAAAAAGGGGCTAAATCTATTTTTCATGACAAATTTGAGAAAGTTGGTGATTACTACGTTTTAACTAATCGTCAGATTATTACGGAAGAAAATGAGCAACCAACAATTACCGAATTTAGTTTTTCTAATATCGTTTTTAATTAACGCCAATTAATAATTAACCTGAGTTTGGGATAAATTTTCATGTCTGAGTGATGAGAAAAAGGACAAAGGGCAAACCCTCCTTTATCTCCCCTAAATAGGGAGGAGAGTAAGAGGCAAAAGGAAAAGGTGTTTAATAAAATTCCCTCTCTCCCCTCATCCCCGTAAGGGTTGAATATATTCAACCCCTACCACCTGCAACCTGAAACCTTATCCCATATTTTTAAACCAAACTGAGATGATAATTATGTTATAAAATTATTTTTAATAAAATCAATAGCAGTTTCTTTATTATTTATTTTACCTTCGATATAGGCAATTTGTATCTCTGTTAAGATTTTACCAATTAAAGGGCTAGGGGCAATATTCAAATATTTCATAATATCTTTACCTGATAATAGTGGTTGAGGATGTGCGATCGCATCTTCAGGATTTTGGTATAATTCCATAAGCTGAAGAATTAAATCTTTGGATACATTGTGAGCAAGGGCAAAAACAGCTAAATTTGGAAAATAATCCCCTACTGACTGGAAGAAAAAATATTGTTTTCTTTTATTTTTTTGGAAATCTATTTCTGTTAAATTATTGGTGAATTGTAGTATAGTCAAAACTGATTTTATTTCTTGACGGGAGTATTTTAAATTAATTAATTCTGTTTCAGCAATCGAAGGATTTTGGTTAGTTAAACAAGCTAATTTTGCTTCTTTATACCATGAATAATTATCAGGAAAATTTGACCTATATTTACTGCTTAAAAACTGGGCAGATTCATCAATGTTTGCTAAGAGATTGACCATTTTTTCATCAGCAGAAGGAAAACAAAGGTCGAGTAAACCATCTTTAAAGGCTTCTTTTAACCAATAACTACCTTTTTTTGTCTCAAATAAATAAGCTAATTCCTGATTAACCCTCTCCATTGCCACATTTTTTAATAATTCTTTTAAGTCTTTAATAGTGGCACGGGTAAAAGATTCAATGGTAAAATCTAGTTGAGAAGCCTGTCGATAACCTCGCATTAATCTTAAAGGATCATCCGCTAAATTATCACGACTAATCATCTTTAATATCCCTTTTTTTATATCTATTTCTCCCTGAAAAGGATCAATAATTACACCCTCTCGACAATGAAATGCGATCGCATTTATGGTATAATCTCGCCTAGCCAAATCCTGATAAATTGAATCTCCTTCTTGCCCTGCAAAATCAATAGTTGCATGGGGAAACACTACCCTAGCAATATACCTTACAGGATCTAAAACAACAAATCCTGCTTGATATTCACGGGCGATGATTTTTGCTGTTTCTATTGGCTTATGGGGCAAAACAAAATCTAAGTCTAAATAACTCCTTGAACGTTTTAATAATATATCTCTAACTGCACCACCAACTAAATAACAATTATCAGGTAATAAATTGACATCAAAAGGTAAATTTTGCTTTAAAAAATTATGTAATATCATTAAAAATATTTTTACGTAATTATTATATTTTAATTGAATAATTATACTGTTTATTTGATGGTTATGTATAATTTCAATTCACGATAAAAGTTTATAAATTATTATTTAATAATTGCCTATTGCCTTTTGCTTACCAAACATCAATAATTCCCATACTCAAAGTAATAGAGCCAACTATTTAAACCCAAATTGTGCTTTTAAATTAGGATCTATTTTTGCATAATTACTTAAATCTTCTCCTCTTTCAATAGCTTCTTTTAAGGCTTTTTTATCAGCACTGTAGCTTATTTTTTCAAGACGATATTCTTCTGGTAATTCTTCTATTTTTACTTTTATATCTACTTTAGGATACTCCCTAAATAATAATCTTCTTTCTTCCCCTTCTTCTTTTTTATTTAATGAACCTTCTTGATATAAATTAACCAATGTTTTTTGTAGTAATTCTTGTCCTTTTTCTAATTGTTGAACCTGATTTTTGAGCATTTCATTAACTTTTTTTTGTCTAGCTTTAACAGATGCGATCGCAATTTCATATTGATCATTAATCCATGCAAAACCATCTATATCTAAACCTAATTTTCTTAGTAAAATAATAATTTCTTCTTCATCTTCAAGGTTAACTAAATCCTGCCAAATAGTCGCCGCTTTTTCATGATAATTTTGATGTAAAGAAGTAACAATTTCTTCATTAACAACCACAGACTTTTGAGAATTAATTTGTTGAGTAATATTTTCCAATGGTAATTGATAATCATAACTATTGTTTTCTTGCTTCTCTTTCCATCGATTATTAATCCATTCAGTTTCAAAACGATTCAAAGAATCTTGATAAAGATGCAAAATTTCTACCGCCGAAGACATACTTCTTTTTTGATAAATTTTGACTAAATCTGATAATAAACTCTGACGGTGATTAATTTCTTTTTTTAGCTCAATATATTGTTTAAAACTTAGGTAAAATCGATATAGTTTTTCATCAGTAATATTTTTATTTTGATTATAATTTTGTAAAATAATTTTAACAGAATTTAATTTAGTATTTCCTTCTAAATATTTAACTATTTCTTGGGCAAATATCAAACCGATTTCATCGACTTCAACAGTAGAATTAACAGGAGAAAGAAAAGGAAAAGCAATAGAATTTCTTCCGCTACTATCAGATAAGTTTAAACAACGACTAATAACTGTACTAATTAGATTTCTATCCGTTAAACTATGATTATGATAATCATAAATAACTGCATGAAAAATTTTATCCGCTCTTAATTGACCTCCATTAGTTATCAAAATTTGCCCTAAGTTTTTGACTTGTTCCTGTTTTAATTCCCGATTAATATTTTTTCCCCCTGCCTCTGAAATAATCCTATTAATATCCTCCGCAAAAGATAAATCTTTATCGATATAATTAACTATTACTTCTGTATTTGTTTCCGTCAAAGATTCATATTCAATTATCAACTGAGTTTGATTAATCAGAGTTTCTAAAACTAAATGTTGGAAATTTTCAGGAGGTTTAATTGTTTTAATACTAATTGGAGCAAAATCAAGACCTTGTAAATTCTGCCAAGTCAAGGGTAAACTAGCAGGATTTTGACAAATAATCGGCAACCAAGTAGCACAGGGATATTCGTTTTCAAGTTCTTGGAGTCTTTCCCTAGCTTGTCTCACTGCCAGATAAAGAGTTTGATTTTGAGCAAAATTAGCTAGAAATTCTTTGATGAAAACATGGGCAACTTTATCGGGTATCATTTCTCCCATAACAATGGTTTGAGGAAGATGTAAAGCGGCTAAATCTTTGGCTAACCCTAACCCATCACAAGAGTTAAAAATTGCCAGTCTTAATCCTTTTTGAATAGACTTCATTATCGCTTTATTAAATTCTTCAATAGTAATAATATCTTCTTGATTTAGATATAATTGCCCTTGTTGAGTTAGTGGATTTTTTCCGCTATGTCCTGCAAAAAAAAATAAGTCCCATTCTTCTTCATAAAGATGAGCAAATAATTCTTTTCTACAAGGATTAATTAAAGTTTTAATTTCTGCTTTTTCTAAGTTATTTAATGTCTCTAAATCTGGCTTTAAATTAATTCCTTCATCATTACCTAACACCGCTAATATTCTTATATTTTGTCTCTGTTTTTGAGGAGTATTTAAACTCTTATATTCAATAGGTGCGATCGCAATTTCAGCTTGAGGATATTTAGATAAAAAAGGTTCAAAAAATAAATGCCAAGGAAGAAAAATCAACTCAGAAATTTCCGTTTGAATTAAAAGACGCACGGATTCATCTCTATTTAATTCTGACAATAAATTTTCTCGAACACGGGCAAAATCAGGAAAAGAAGAATTATACCAATTACTTAAAGTTTCTTTTAACTGGGAAGCTGACTGACGGCAACTATCACTAATATGAGTTATTTGTTGAGGAGAAGACCCTAATCTCACTTTTTGATTTAAACTGCGATAACTTTCTTGCCATTGTTGATAATGTTGACGAATCGGTTGACAAGGGGGAAGTTTCCCTGTAAAAGTAGCAAAAGGATGAGCGATGCGATCGCAACTATCTTCACAAATTTGTAAAGTTAAATAAAAACCTGTCTGAAAACTACCTGCTTGAATAGTAAAAAGAATGAGCTTACCCATAATTTAATTAGGAATTGGTAATCAGTAATTAGCAATTAAAACAAGGCAATAGGGAAACCCCCCTTCATCCCCCCTCGAGAGGGGGGAGGGCAAAAGGCAAAGGTAAATAGTGAATAGTGTTGGGGTGAATAGTTGATAATTACTCGTTACTCGTTACTCATTACTTTCTTCTAAAACCTGAAACCTGAAACCTGACACCTTATCTCCCTCATCCCATCATCTCCCCATCCCCTAAACACCCTGACACCTGCAACCTGAATGCAACCTGACACCTATTTCCGAACTCCAAACTTAGATTAATTGACCTTGGTTTCCGTTTCCGTTGTTGGTACAGGCTCTTTAAATACTAACTTAAGTAAAGGCGGAGCAACAAAAGTTGTAACAATAACCATCACAATGATTGCCGCATCCGTTGCAGGAGAAAGAGCGCCACTAGCCGCCCCCACACCAGCAAACACTAAACCAACCTCACCTCTAGGAATCATACCCACACCGACTGCGAGCCTATTAACTTCAGGTTGTGCCCAAATAGTAAAACCAGCCACAACTTTACCGATAATTGCCACCACTATCAAGAAAGAAGCAATAATCAATCCTTCCCTATTACTAGGCACAGCAGGATTTAAAACACTTAAATCAGTTTTTGCCCCAACACAAACAAAGAAAATAGGGACAAACATATCAGCCACAGGAATAATTTGTTCTTCTAATTCTTTTCTTTTCTCTGTCTCTGCCAAAATTAGACCCGCCGCAAATGCTCCTAAAATCGCCTCTAATTGAATAACATTAGCAATATATGCCAGAGTAAAAGCAAAAATCAAACCAGTAATTAGAATATCTCCTCTCGTCTTCATCTGGTTCACTAAACCTACTAACCAAGGACTGATTAAACGTCCAATGAGAATTGCACCGATTAAAAATGCACCAGCACTAATAATGAGATAAACAATTTGACTAATTTGGATTTCTCCAGTTTTAGCTAAACTTGCAACCACTGCCAAAACAATAATACCTAAAATATCATCTAAAACCGCCGCCCCGATGATAATTTGACCTTCTTTTGAGCTTAACTGCCCTAACTCAGCTAATACTTTCGCCGTAATACCAATACTGGTAGCAGTCAAGGCCGCACCGGCAAAAATAGAAGGAATTAAGGGTAGGTGAAAAAAATAATCCAAACCAAAAGTACCCAAGGCAAAAGGAACAACAACCCCTGCCACAGCTACAACAGACGCAGAAGGTCCCACTCTAATTAATTCTTTTAGGTCAGATTCTAAACCAATTTCAAATAAGAGAATAATCACCCCTAACTCAGAAAAAATAGAAATCACCTCACTCACGGTGTCAAAAACCTTCTCTGCTGATGAGGGTTCTAAATTAGCTGTAGTTTCCAAAAATTGAATAATTAAAGACTCATCTCCTGACAATCCACCTTCAGGAAAAATAACTAACTTAAGGGCAGATACCCCGATCACAACCCCACCAACTAACTCCCCTAAAACCGCAGGAAGACCAATTCTTGAACATAACTCCCCCCCGACTTTACTTGCAAAGTAAATTACGATTAATGTTAATAACACCCCAGCCAGAATAAGGGTAGGACTGGCTGTTTCTGTTGATGTTGCTGTTGCGAAAACAGGATAAAACCAAGCCATATATTTTTTGATTCTATTGTTAAAGTTTACTTTCTTTTTTTGATTGTTTACACTTTAACCTATCATGACCTCTGTTCGAGCTAAAATTATGGGGCAAAAAAGGGGATGGTGTATAGTGAAGAATTAAATTAAATATTTATAGGAGCTATCATTGATGAAAATCGCAATTACGGGAGCAACAGGTTTTATTGGTGAAAAATTAGTCAGTAAATTAGCCATTCAACATCAAATTGTCATATTTACCCGTAGTATTGAAAAAGCAAAATCAGCTTTTAAAGCTAGTCTTTTATCTAACTTAGAGTTTGTCTCTTATACTCCCAAACAAGCAGGAGAATGGCAAAAAAAAATAGATGGTTGCGATGCAGTAATTAATTTAGCAGGTGCTCCCATTGCCGAGAGATGGACGACAGATTATAAGCGAGAAATATTAGAGAGTAGGCAATTAGGTACAAGGATGATTGTAGAAGCAATTTCTCAAGGGGAAAATAAACCAAAAGTTTTAATTAATGCTTCTGCCATTGGTTACTATGGCACCAGTGAAACGGAAACTTATACAGAAATTAGCCCTGCAGGAAATGATTTTTTAGCCGAAGTTTGTCAAAGTTGGGAAAATGAAGCCCAGAAAGTGACCTCAGAGGGGGTAAGATTAGTTATTTTTCGTTTAGGCATTGTTTTGGGTAATGGGGGAGCATTAGCAAAGATGATTCCACCTTTTAAAATTTTTGCAGGCGGTCCTATTGGTAGCGGTAAGCAGTGGTTTTCTTGGGTGCATATCGATGATGTGGTAAATATGATTGAAAATGCTTTAACGTCTGACAACATTGAGGGAACATTCAATGCTACTGCTCCTTATCCTGTAACCATGAATCAATTATGTGAAACTCTAGGAAATGTTTTAAAACGTCCTTCTTGGTTGCCTGTGCCGAGTATTGCCCTAGAGCTATTGTTAGGAGATGGAGCAAAAGTGGTATTAGAAGGACAAAAGGTTTTACCACAAAAAACCCAAGAGGTGATGAATTATGATTTTCAGTACTCTAATTTAAAATCTGCCCTAGAAGATATTGTCGGGTGAGAGGGGGAAGTAAGGGCGAATGGCCATTCGCCCGTACAGGAGTTCGGAGTTAAGAGTTATTAATTATCAACTATTTACCTTTGCCCTTTTCTTAATTGCTAATATCTCTAATGGCTTTCGAGATAAACTCTGGCATGGTCAAGTGCGATCGCGATCGAAGGAGAAAACATACTCATGAAATCTTCCATATCTTCGTTGAAATGCCTTGGTTTGGGGTGAGTTAAAGTAAGAATACCTAAAACAAGACTACCCCTTAAAAAAGGAACACAAAGGGCAGAACCAACCTCATAGGGTTGATTCTCAAAATTTAACCATCGCTCATCCTGTTGAGTATCCTTGACTAAAGCCATACGACGATAACGATAAACCCAACCTGCTAAACCTCGATCTAAAATAGTGCCAATCAGGTGAGTTTTTTCTTCTTGAATTGTCGGGCCTCTGGCTAAAATACTTTCTGTAATAACTCCTTTCGGGTTAAGAATAAATAAACTGGCATCCTGTGCTTTTAATAAATCTCTGGTTACTTCGGATATTTCTAGTAAAATAGAGCGTAGCATCAATTTCCCACTCGCCACATTACTCATCATTAAAATAGAACGAAATAACTCTTTTTGAGCTTCCATCGCTCGTTTATATTTACTCAAATCAACTACCAATTTTTTTAGAGAGGCAACCTCCAATGCTAAGGCTTCAGAAGAATGTTGACGGGGGGAATTCATGATTATTATTTTTTCAGACGAGATTCTGTCAAGCTAATTATAGAACAATCTACAATTTGAGAGTAGAGTTATTTTTTTTACCTCAGTTTGGCTTATTTCGCTCTTACATCCCCTTCCGTTGCGGACAGTTTTAAGAATATCTGAACTCAAAGAAAAAAGTATTAAAAAATACCAAAAATTTTATATCTCACATTCAGAAAGAAGAAAATATCATTACATATAATTCATTTTTATTTCAAATATAAAAAACCTGATTTAAACTAATTTTTAATCAAAATAATGCTTAATAACGTTAGTAACGATGGAGATATAACTGCATTTGTGAAAGTTAGCTCAAATGAATGAGTATAAATTTATCGTGGAAATAAATAAAAAAGTAGGCAAAAATAAATATTAAGTGTCAAAAAATAAGTAGTTTTACTCTTTATTTAAAAAAAGTTATTTTACTCATTTAAGAATAACAATTTTTTTAGTGCGGAATTTGCATTTTACTATTTAATAATCTCCTGTTGCCTGTTGCTCATTGCCTACCTTAACCAATAATGGTTTACATACTCAAAGTAATAGAGCCATTAATTTTGAGTATTTGTTTCTACTTCCTGAGAAGGAGTTTGTTTCTGCTGTTGCATTTCTAAAATTCTCTTTTGCTGTAATTGTTTGAAATTCTCCGCTTCTGAATTGATGTTATTTTCTGTATCTTCGGCAAAGTCTGAGCCACTACGACTATTGAAAAAATTAGCATTGTGAATTATGTCAAGGGGATTAATGCCGTCACCATAAAAAGGGTTTCTCTCATTACTTTGAAAAGGTTCATTTTTGCCATTAATGTTGTTACTTTGAGCATTAGCAGGAGCAAAAAAACTTGCCAGTGCAATGAAAGCAAAGGAAATGGCTAGGGTTTTATTTTTGTTAATAATCATAAAATATACTGTTTAATATCTATCTGTTTTTATACTTGTTAGACGGTGAAAAGTTAATCGAGTTTCCGTCTCAATTACTATTTTAAACCTGATTAAAATTGATTGAGGTTTTTATGACGTTAGCCCAACGAAGATCAACACTTTCCATGATAGCATGATCAAAATTACACATAAAAATGTCTGCTTTTCCTAGATGGGTATTTACTAACTTGGCATGGGAAAAAGAAGTCTTGTAAATTTTGCTTTCTCCTAATTCCGTCTCATAAAAAATTGCCTTGCTGAAGTCTGATTCACAAATAAAACTTTGCACCATATTCGCTTCACTTAAATTGCTACGATGTAAACGAGCTTTAAATAAGACGGATTGTCTCATGTTAGCAAGTCTTAGGTTAACTCCAATTAAGTTACTATGACTTAAATCTGCACTACTCAGGTTAGCAAATCGTAAATTACTACCAATAAAATTGACATGACTTAGATTGCATCCACTAAAATTTATTGCTTCTAAATCATAACTATTCAAATTGATACCAGATAAGTCGATGGTTTCTTCTGGATTTAATTCACGCCAGTGATTCCATTTTGGTACATGATGTAATAAGTCTAACCAATATTCTCTTTTTTTCATATGTATTTGTTTTATTTTTAATTAAGATAAAATCTATTAGGGTTTTCTTATGGGACTATTGTAACTTTTTTACTCTCATTTATTATTCTCATTATTACTATATCTGTTGGTTAGCAAGTAATAAACTAAATATTTCATAAGGTTTTATTAAAGTATCTTCGACATTCGGTGCATTATTTTCTAAGACATTAATTCTTTTGATTATCTTTAAATCAAATTCATTTTTAAAAGTTAATAGACTTGACTTTCCTTCACATTCATAACCACGAATAATCATTTGAGAAGGATTTTTTTCTGCTTGTTTAAATGTCATTAAAACAAAATTATTTTCCTCAATATTTATAAATTCATGATTAGTCTTTAAACCTAAATCTTTTTTCTCTCTTTTTTCTGTTAATAAAGCTAATAAAGATATATTAAATTCATAGCCCTTTTGTACTGTTTTTCCTTCTTTCCAACCCTGTTTATGTCCATAAATACCATAACTAAATTCGTGAAAGCCTCGATCGCATTTTGGATCTGGCCATTTCGGACTTCTTAATAAACTCAAACGTAATTGATTAGGTTTAGCAGAATAACCATATTTACAATCATTGAGTAAACTTACCCCATAATTATCATTATTATCGGTTAAATCTGCCCAGTGATGGCCATAAACTTCCCATTGTGCCTTTTCCTCATCTGTCTGAGGTTTAGTAGTGCGTTGGATGTTGCCACAGGCGATTTCATAGGTGACATAATCACTTTCTAAATTGAAAGGAAAACTTACTTTTAAGAGGGTATAATCTTCTTGCCAATTAACCTTATTTTTTATTTTTAAAATCGGTGACTGAAAATCAAGAATATAGTCTTGGATAAACTCTGATTTGTTATAAGTTTTAATAACTCTAATTCTCTGTCTTAATATGCCTTTTTCTAACCAGTTAATTGACACTAATTGAGGGTTATCTAATCGATAATTTTCATAATTAGGATCTATATTCCAAGCATCCCAATATTGCCCTTTATCCTCGAATAATTGTAACTCGTTTCCCTCTCCTTTAATAATTTCTCGTTGGTTGACTTTGTCAAATATCCCGTCAATATTACCTGTTTTTTTATCAATAATTACCCGTAAAGAATCATTCTCTAAAATATAAGTAATATCTTCTTCAATTATTTCCATTCCATTGTGTGGAACAGGCATCTTACCCGTATTTATATCCTCTTTTAGGATAGTATCATGATCTTCTCTAAAACCCCTTAATAAGGGAAGGATTTTATTGGTTAAATAAAAGGATTTATAGCCAACACTAGGTACATTTTCAGCAAGAAATAACAACTTACCTTCATGGCTTATTTGTGTTAATAACTCTTTTCCTTCACCATCATAAATTTTATATTTTTCTCCCTCTATATCCAATTCAACTATTTCTGACCTTATCCAATTCAGGCTATTAAAAATCGTTACTTCATAATCATATTCTAAATTAAAATTAGGTAATTTAATATAAGATGCGATCGCATTTAAGCTGTTAGATAAAATATTATTAGTAGAGGTAATTATTTCTTGATAAAGTTGATTAGCTTCTGTAAAAACAGGAGTTATAGAAGTGCCGGGTAAAATATCATGGAATTGATTTAATAATAGTTTTTGCCAATTAGCCTCTATTTGAGATTGTATGTGATTATCAACTTGATACTCTGGAATAAATTGATTATGTAAAATAGTGGCAATAGTAGAGAATAATTCCGCTTGATATAGTAACTTTTCACAATAACGATTTTGATATTTTTGATCTCCATGAGTAGTATAACAACCCCGATGTAATTCTAAGTAAAGTTCACTATTCCACACAGGATAATTTTGAGGAGAAATAGTACTAATTTTGTTTAAGTAATCTTCCGCAGTGCTAAACTTAATTTTAGGGAAAAAAGGAGAGTCATCATAACGTTGGGCAACCTCTAGCATATCACGAGTGGGTCCTCCGCCGTGATCTCCAACCCCGGGCAACCAGAAAATATCTTTTAATCCCGTTTGTTTTTCCCAGTCAATACTGTAGTTAGTCATGGTGATAGGGTTTGTATCCATAACCCCCGTGACATTGGGCGGAGACATAAGAGTGAGAATTTGACTACCATCAGGAGATTGCCACCAAAAGCAACCATAAGCAAATTTATTCGTATCATTCCAATGCAATTTACCTGTCACAAAATATTCAATTTCTGCTTGTCTTAAAATCTGCGGTAATTGCCACGGAAAACCAAAGGTATCAGGAAGCCATGCAACTTTATTATATTTCCCAAACTTTTCCTTAAAATATTTTTGTCCATATAATAACTGTCTAACTAAAGATTCTCCGCTAATTAAATTAACTTCAGGCTCAATCCACATTCCCCCCAATATTTCCCATTGAGAAGATGCGATCGCATTTTTTATTTGATTAAATAATAATAAATTATGAGACTCAATCCATTGATATAGATACGCAGTGGTATGACCAAATGTTAAGTATTTATATTCTTTTTGAAGATTTAAAACAGAATTAAAAGTTCTTTGAGCGACTTCATAAGTTTCCTCAAGAGTCCATAACCAAGCCATATCTAAATGAGCATGACCTAAAGGATAAAAACATCTTTCTTTGATATAATTACTTAGGGGTAAAAGTTTATCTCTTAGATTAGCTAATTCTTGATGAAAAAGAGACTTATTATCAACATACTCCCAATTTAATTCTTGAATTGCCAGATCTAAAAATGGTTTTTTGTCAGGGTGAAAATTATCAAGATATTGACTTAATACGGTTAATTCATTTGCTACAAAACTGGGATCAATTTCTCCTTTTTTTGCTTCATAAACACATCGAGAAATCATCAAACCACCAATATCATGATTAGGACTAATTAAGCGAATTGTGATTAAAAATTCTTGGTGAGGCTTAACATTTTCTGTAACTAAAAGA
This is a stretch of genomic DNA from Cyanobacterium aponinum PCC 10605. It encodes these proteins:
- the thyD gene encoding thylakoid membrane protein ThyD produces the protein MKIAITGATGFIGEKLVSKLAIQHQIVIFTRSIEKAKSAFKASLLSNLEFVSYTPKQAGEWQKKIDGCDAVINLAGAPIAERWTTDYKREILESRQLGTRMIVEAISQGENKPKVLINASAIGYYGTSETETYTEISPAGNDFLAEVCQSWENEAQKVTSEGVRLVIFRLGIVLGNGGALAKMIPPFKIFAGGPIGSGKQWFSWVHIDDVVNMIENALTSDNIEGTFNATAPYPVTMNQLCETLGNVLKRPSWLPVPSIALELLLGDGAKVVLEGQKVLPQKTQEVMNYDFQYSNLKSALEDIVG
- a CDS encoding GAF domain-containing protein, producing MNSPRQHSSEALALEVASLKKLVVDLSKYKRAMEAQKELFRSILMMSNVASGKLMLRSILLEISEVTRDLLKAQDASLFILNPKGVITESILARGPTIQEEKTHLIGTILDRGLAGWVYRYRRMALVKDTQQDERWLNFENQPYEVGSALCVPFLRGSLVLGILTLTHPKPRHFNEDMEDFMSMFSPSIAIALDHARVYLESH
- a CDS encoding pentapeptide repeat-containing protein; this encodes MKKREYWLDLLHHVPKWNHWRELNPEETIDLSGINLNSYDLEAINFSGCNLSHVNFIGSNLRFANLSSADLSHSNLIGVNLRLANMRQSVLFKARLHRSNLSEANMVQSFICESDFSKAIFYETELGESKIYKTSFSHAKLVNTHLGKADIFMCNFDHAIMESVDLRWANVIKTSINFNQV
- a CDS encoding alpha-mannosidase, translating into MINKLRLLTELDIKNNWYFSDKDYAQSPKIIEQNWQNAVINEKGYLVWEKGNKVRWFAQKIIIPHSLDSNYPLEGLDLRLFLTWWAESAQIFVNGQLKVEGDLFDSSCRLLVTENVKPHQEFLITIRLISPNHDIGGLMISRCVYEAKKGEIDPSFVANELTVLSQYLDNFHPDKKPFLDLAIQELNWEYVDNKSLFHQELANLRDKLLPLSNYIKERCFYPLGHAHLDMAWLWTLEETYEVAQRTFNSVLNLQKEYKYLTFGHTTAYLYQWIESHNLLLFNQIKNAIASSQWEILGGMWIEPEVNLISGESLVRQLLYGQKYFKEKFGKYNKVAWLPDTFGFPWQLPQILRQAEIEYFVTGKLHWNDTNKFAYGCFWWQSPDGSQILTLMSPPNVTGVMDTNPITMTNYSIDWEKQTGLKDIFWLPGVGDHGGGPTRDMLEVAQRYDDSPFFPKIKFSTAEDYLNKISTISPQNYPVWNSELYLELHRGCYTTHGDQKYQNRYCEKLLYQAELFSTIATILHNQFIPEYQVDNHIQSQIEANWQKLLLNQFHDILPGTSITPVFTEANQLYQEIITSTNNILSNSLNAIASYIKLPNFNLEYDYEVTIFNSLNWIRSEIVELDIEGEKYKIYDGEGKELLTQISHEGKLLFLAENVPSVGYKSFYLTNKILPLLRGFREDHDTILKEDINTGKMPVPHNGMEIIEEDITYILENDSLRVIIDKKTGNIDGIFDKVNQREIIKGEGNELQLFEDKGQYWDAWNIDPNYENYRLDNPQLVSINWLEKGILRQRIRVIKTYNKSEFIQDYILDFQSPILKIKNKVNWQEDYTLLKVSFPFNLESDYVTYEIACGNIQRTTKPQTDEEKAQWEVYGHHWADLTDNNDNYGVSLLNDCKYGYSAKPNQLRLSLLRSPKWPDPKCDRGFHEFSYGIYGHKQGWKEGKTVQKGYEFNISLLALLTEKREKKDLGLKTNHEFINIEENNFVLMTFKQAEKNPSQMIIRGYECEGKSSLLTFKNEFDLKIIKRINVLENNAPNVEDTLIKPYEIFSLLLANQQI